The Gopherus flavomarginatus isolate rGopFla2 chromosome 16, rGopFla2.mat.asm, whole genome shotgun sequence genomic sequence cctccccagctgtaCCTCCAGCAGGAAGTTTTCCAGGGAGGCCCATTGCACTCAGATGCCTTGCTGCAGCAAGCTGTGATGAGCCGAGGGACAGGGGTGGCCTTTCCCAGGCAGCTGCATGTCCTTCCCCCCACACCGGTCTCCCACCTCCAGGCTCTTCTGCCTGCTGCCTCAGGCCAGGGGATTCacacccaggttcaaatcccagctATCCaggggtgaccctgggcaagctgCTTAGTTTACACTGTCTCAGTTCTCCACGGGGACGAGAGAGGGTTATTCCCCCACCTTCATCTGCTCAGACTGGGAgctcactggggcagggactgacacTGCATGCGGCCCTGGGGAGCTCGGCTTTCGGCAGGTCTTACAAGCAGGGGCAGTGTCCTAGTTACCACCCCCCAGGTCTGCGCCACCCACCCTCCTGCATGTCACTAGCCCTGCAGAACCCAtcccccagctgggagcaggagcagccTAGCCTGTGTCCAGCTGGGCACACGGCTGGCTTGCAGCACCAGGGTGACGGAAAGACTTCCCCAGAATCCACTCCCTGCCCTAACATGAGCTGGGCTGCCTTAAACGCAGGGCTATTTTAGGCCATGGCCCACATGCAATTAGTCCCTTAGCCACAGGAATGCTGGgactccctcccagccccaggcagagctggaggaGAGCAGCTCTGAGCAAGTGGCTGGCCCGAACCACCTGCAGGCTGCGAATTCGGGAAGCAGACCCCACTGACAGGAGgattcctctctccccctccagttcCATTCACAGTGCAGTTGAGGGCTGCAGCACATGGTCAGTTCAgcagggccaggggctggggctgtgctggAGGGAGCTTACAGGAAGGCTAAGTGTGCCCCCCCAGACAGACACTCATGGGGGGGGCTGCTAACAGGAGCTCAATGGAGACATCctctgagccactcagcccatgCAAGGCTGACAGGTGCATGGGGCTGGGAGTCCGGCTGCCTGGGTTCCGtagccagctctgccactgaccctgGGGGCAAGTCCTTTCGCCCCTGGTCCtgtgacccccaccccctcagggACACTGCCCCATCTCGGGAAGCAAGCGAGCCAAGGTGAAATTGCAACAGCCCCACACAGATGCAAAACAGTCTCATTGTATTGATCAGAATCTGTGCCAAGCATTTTAACAGCAATGTCTGTGTCCGTACAAAACCTCACTCCCCCACACCACAGCTAaccacagccccactcccctctgcTATTAGCactgcctggggggcaggggctccaTTTTATCCAGCAGGGAGCCCTCACTTGCTGAGCCACCCTCTTCCTGTGGCTATTTCCTGAGATAAGAACCAGCTTTGCTGAGACGTTCCCCTCTGCTCCATGGAACCAGGTTCTCTCCCCTCCCGCAGCCAGTGAAGATGGAGCTGTAAAGCCTTTTCCTTAAGGGCTGCAGGTCACCCAGTACAGCCCCATCCCGCTCTCAGGCCAGGGCTGTCCCTGAGTGCCGACTCCTCCTTCCAGAGAGTGGACACACCCCAGTACGATGCTAGCTTGCCTGCGGCAGCCACCCCATGGGTGTGATCCTGCAGGGTGCTCAGCAGCCCGAGCGGTCTCTCCCGGCCACGTGACAGCCCGTGCACACCAGTGGGCTGAGCAGTTCTGCTGGCGTCAGGCGGTTACAAAGGGATCTTCTCACTCCAGTCAATGCGTCACCGGGCGGAGTGGTGTGGTGGAGAGACAGACACCCCCAGGTTCAGTCACCTGTGTGCTGAGAGCCAGTGCCATAAATAGGGCTGACACAGAAGCACCAGACTTCGCAGAAAGTCACGCAGAGCCCCAGCGCTGCAGAGACGGGAGGAGGATGTGGCTGGAACAGAGCAGAGCCACTGGCTGCTGGACGCCTTCCAGGGGAAAGCAGGCAGGGGACCCCACACCTCTCTGGGCCAGGATGCTCCGTGCTGCATTGGGGAAGAGGGCGCCCGCTCGGAGATCCTGCTGGCTACTGCTCCGTTCAGAGCACTCTGGGGTAGCACCAGGATCCCTCTCTTTCCGAGACAGTCCTGCACTTCCACTGCAACCTGGCCCCCGGGAGACACAGGCAGGGGCATGGCCAGCCTCTCCCATGCCTCCTGCTCGAGGAAGGAGtagtttctctctcctcctgtggCCTCCCTGCTGATGGTACTGGCCTGAGGGCAGAGCCCGTTTGATGCTGCCCCAGACAAGCTCTGACTCATCAGCTCATGTGCCCCCAGAGCTATTGGAGGGGTTTGGTCACATGAGGTCTGGAAGCAAAGGGCCCCCCATGGCCCATTCCCCCAGGACACCTGAAAATGCCCCCTAACTGTGCAGACAGGCCCAGTTCCCTCCTCCAGCAGTTCCCACAAGCAGGCACCCAGGCTGCCGCTGGGGCTAGATCCAGCTcctgctgccctcccccccattccCTTACATGTTTCTCCTTCTGTGGGGGGAGCAAAAATCCCCTGTGCCCTTCACAGCAGAGGCGCCCCCCAGCTCTGAAACCCAGGCCCCAGCACCATGCTCTGCCAGTGCATTGGCACCAACCGagataataaatatataaataaaccaAACTGCGTAAAACTTGGCTGCTCCATGGCCCCCCTTGTCCCCTGTGCTCCACCCCTGCAGCCAGCACCCCCTACAGGTggctctcctcctcttccagagAGCGGTTCAGTCCCGGGATGAACCTGAGGAGCCGTTTCCGGAAGCTGGTGTGTTTGCTCTTGTGGGGCGTGATTGTGCAGTTCTTTTGGTCACCTGGCCTGTCCCAGAAGTGCCCCACGGCCccattgctgctgctggtgcattTGACGCTGGCACTGCGGGTCAGGGTGGGCCGGCGCTGGGAGAGGACTGGGGGGGCGCTGCCCCCGTCCCGCCCTGAGTGCCCGTCCAGGGAATCGGCggagtcaaagaagcaggtctgGTAGACAGAGTCCTCGCTCTCTTCAGTGGCGGTGCTGACGCAGCTGGAGGTACTGCCCGCACCTGACAGCATCTTCCCGAAGGCGAGGGAGCCGCTTGCGAGCCCAGCGCTGTACAGGCAGGAGCGGACAGATTCCAGCGTGTCGTAGATACTGGGGTCTTTCACCACAATCCCTGGGGGGACAAGGGGCGTTAGAACGGGCTGGGCACGACCACACAGTGCAGCAGCCAGCCCGGCGAGGGCTTTGGGGCGTCAGCCAGCAAATTAGCCCCCTCCCCGGCAGGCTGGGTGTGCTCCCAGCACGGGGAGGTCCCCACCCCTCTGGCTGCTTTTCACTCCCACAGCAAAACACACACCCGGCGCCCCCACTCACCACGCACCAGCCTCTGCTCCTGGACCATCAGCGAGCGGTACTCCCCCCACTTCTCATACAGGGTTTGCTGCAAGACAGACAGGCCAgttagggctgcctggggggacCTGGCTGCGGACGGGCAGGTAGCTCACTCCAGGTCACAGCCTCACCTTTAGGTACTGCAGCCGTGCCTCCAGCTCTGCTCTCCGGATGGACGTCCCATACAGCATCTCCAGCCTGCAAGAGACCAGCTTCTGGTAGCGACCAACCAAATCACAGCCTTCCATGGAGAAAGGGGGTCCCCTGCCAGCCTGCTCCCCACCAGCAAAGGGGGTGTCCTCTGCAGACCCCCCCCTTTCAAGTTGCTGCAGCAAAGAGGCACTGGATGTTTTTCCAGGCACTCTCCGGAGTTCAGCCCAGCACAGGACAACTTGTCGCCAGGTGGGCTTCCTGGGCTCAGCTCATCCACCTCGTGGCCCCGGAGGCGGGGCCTGGTGCCGAGCTTGGGTCTGACACGGTcccacagcagaggggaaggagctcGTTACCAGGCGAAGGGGTCGGAGCTGGAGCGGGCTCCCTCGCAGCCAGGTGGGGCACTCCAAGGGTGGCTCGCCCCCCCAGGCTACAAGTCCCCCAGCCGGCAGAGGACACAGACAGGGGATGAGCAGGAGCTGCTCTAAGCAAGGCGCTGGGCTctgggagccaggcagcccccagtCCCACTGAGGCAGGGGTTATTTTCTGAGGAAGCCAGTTCCTGTGAGCACCAGCTGCTTCCTCctgcccctggcccagccctatCTCCAGGACAAGCCAGCCAGGCACCAGAGCACAGGGGCAGTGGATCCCCACCTCCCACCTGGAGCACGGGGAATacgtcccagccccagctctcctgCCCCTCAGCCCCACAAGCTGGCCAGGCACCACAGCACTGGGACAGTGGATCCCCACCTCCCATCTGGAGCACAGGGAACGTGTTCCAGACCcagctctcctgccccccagcgcggCTGCAAGCATCTCACCTGAGCACGTTGCCAGAGGCCTTGATGATTTCCACGATCTCGCGGTGTCGGATGCCCTCCACGTTCAGCCCGTTTACTGCTGTGATGGTGTCTCCTGGGAGGCAGACAAAGCACTCAGAGCCGCCCTTGCCAGTGGCATGAACCTCAGCTCGGTGCCCCCGCAAGGGATTGGCTGATGcagccacccccttcccagccccatggaTATCTGACACTAACCCTGAGCCCTgcacagagggggcagggcagcctGAGCCACATGTCAGAAGGGACTTTCCCCAGGTTAAACTCAGGACACAACTGGAGAAGAACTcacagtcctggctcccagtcgccatagctctaaccactagtccccaaccccttccctgggccagggagagaacccaggagtcctggctcccagctggaaTCTGGCTGGCCGGGAACATTACAAGAACGAGTGCATGGCAGAGCTCAGAGCTACCCCACCCCACTGTCTGCTCATGGAAGGCCCCATGCTCCAGTGAACTTTGCAGAGTCACTTCCTGCATTGGGCTGCACAGCACCAGGCCGTGGCATGTGCGGTGACGTGATAAGGCGGGGGACACTGCCTGTGTGGCTGGCACCCGCCAGGGGCTGCATGCAAACAGAAGCGATTGTGAAGGGCAGCGCTTGTGACTTCCCCCTCGCGCCTGAGACCAGTCATTTCCCGgggccctgcagccctgggggtcAGTCAAACAATGCAAGGCCAAGAAAGGGCAGAGGGGCTGACACCCAGGTGCCACGCATGGAGCTGCCTTTTCCCGAACTATTTCtcagttctcctcctcctcctcccactcgGCAGCTCCCATATCTGGTTTCTTCTGTTCTACTTACTTTAACCAGTGAACACCACTGTTAGAGAAATATGGGTCTGCCCCtgagagccaggatgcctgggtccctCAGCCCACTGAATGCCTGGGTCCTACCCTGGCACTGACAGCCTCCCCCCACCGTCCGTACCTCATCCTGCCCCAGGGTGTGAGATGGGGACCAAGCCCCGGGGAGCTGGCACGATGCACTTACCGGGTGTGAGCCCGGCTAACTGGGCTGGGCTCCCCTCGTGGACACGGCAGACAAAGGTGAACATTTCCACACTCTTCTTGTCTTGGTGGTGGAGTCCATAGGTCTGGAATGAGCAGCAGCCGCCAGTTCGTTAGTGGGAAGGGCTGAGCGAGCACTGGCTGGCCGGCGAGACACAGAGGAAGCTTCCAGCCCCAAGGTTAGCACCATCCATCTCCCAGTGCCGTGTTacctccccaggtccctgctaCAGCTGAGGATCCAGGGACTGCCTACgctgcctccctccagctccGCGTCCCTGCACGTCACGAGCCACCACCCCAAACGTTCCGTATTTAACCAACCTTTGCATAGTGCTTAGCAACGCACAGCGATGGGGGCCCCCACACAGGCCCTCAAACCCAGCCTGCTCCAGCTGGCTGCTTTGCGTGAGCTGCCAGCCCCCTCCCGCCATCTGAACCGTGACTGAGTCGGGGGCGGCTTCTGTAACTTCGGCATCATCGCTGCTAAAAATAATCCCAGGCTCAGATGCagtttaaaaatactgtaaatgCAGAGCAAGGTCTGGTCTGAAATCACTGAACCCAGGGCAGCTCCTCCACGCCGTGAGCACGCTGCTGCTCTAGGGAGCAGTGCTGCCTGCAATGGCCGAGCATggggcaaccccctccccaggAACGGCTGCGAACTGCACCGCTGGGGCTGATACAGCCACACCTGGCCGCCCAGCACCACCAGGCGGGAGGAGCGGCTAGGAGAGGCAGCCCTTGGTCCCCAGGGGGCCTACCGGGTAGAACCATGATCCAAATCCCACTTGAGGTCGGTCTTAGAGCGAGTGTCAGCTGATTTCTCTGCCctcaggggtggggggcactcaCCTGGATCTCAAACCCAAATGTCTCCTCTGCCTCCTTCTCCAGCGTGATCACCTTCCTGGGGAGGGAAAGGGTCATCAGCAGCGGTCTGAGACTCCCTGTTCCACGCCGCCCATGGCTGCGTGCCCAGAACAGAGCCACGGCCCCCAGGGCAGCGTCTCACCCATGTCACTGCTACTGTTCCCTGCAGCACCGGTGATATCCTCCCGCCCCAGCGGTGTTTCGCCAGCATGGAGCACGGCTACCAACTCAACCCCCCTTGTCACAAAGCCCATTCAAATCCCAGGGACACCTCTTCTCTCCCACGGGCCTTGAGCCAGCGCAGaagggttaagtgacttgcccaaggtgacacagcaggtcagtagcagagccaggatgaggacccaggagtccgagcTCTTGGTccccctgctccaggcactggaCTGCAATCCCTCtaagagctggggctagaacccaggagtcccagctcccAGGTTTAAAGCAGGAATGAACTGAGGCCAGGGCCACATTTAATTATACAGCTTCCCCAGCGAGGGGCAGAAGGGGGAAGAGACAGTGACACAGATATGACGACTTCAGCATGGGCCCGACTCCCAGAGGGGAACCCCACCCTCCCAACACGAAAGGGGAATCCACCCTGACTACCTGCCAGGCTCTGCGTACCAAGCATCAGGCCCCACCTCGCAGGCCACCAGCAGGCTGGCCCCGCTGCTCCCCAGAGCGTGTTATTTAACAAGTTGCGTAAGCGTCTCCTGCTTGCAGCTAAGCAATTACACTCCAAATGGGTTTATTCCTGTGCTCCAGAACAATGCAGGCAGGAAAGCGCGTCGTGCCCCTTAGCCAAGCAGCTCGTTCAGTGTTTTCACTGAATTAAGTCTTCACAGAACAGCTCTCCTCCACATTCAGCATGAGTCACTGGGCCTTCTCCGGGGCGTCAGGAGGCGCAGAGAGAAAGGAGCTATCGGCAAACCTGGAGGAGCACCGAGGATAATGGCTGCTGTCAGGAAACCGACTGACACTGCCTGGTGCTGTGAACTTGGGAATGTCCCTTAACCTCTCAGCACCTCATGTCCCCCCACTGCAAATGGGGACAGTGGCGCAGCCCTGGCAGCCGTGACATGGGATGGCTCACAAGCCCTGCCCACCATGGGCTGCCCAAGGGTTACCATCCTAGTCTCTGCTGGAAGGAGCCTGGATTGCTGGCCCTACTTCCGGCACCCATCAGGGCTGTGATCGGTTTTACTTTCCCAAGGAGGCGGCTCGTCTGGGGCACTCGGGATCTCTGCTCCAGTATCGCTACTAATACAACCCGCCAGTGTTAACACTACACGAGTGGAACACGTCTACGAGGGTAAAGCAtcacttgcaccagtgtaacaccccacctccccccccccccgcatgtcTGGGCTTCCAGTGCCAACCCGTTACCCAGCTGCAAGCCCCACTTTAAAGCCAGTGGCAACACGTCTCCACCGCCCAGACTCCCAAAGCAGACAAACCCTTCGGTTTATAATTAAACCCGTGCACCCCTTCTCAAAGGGGATGCGGCTTCTTTCACATGTAGCTGGCAGGAAAAGAGCTGCCCTTCCAGCCGTCCCACTGACTCTAGCTAATGGCCAAGCCAGGCCCATCGGGGGACAGCCCGAGCCCCTGGGAAGCAGCAAGGCTGGGGGGTTGCATGGGTGAGTTCGGACACCACCACGTACAGCTGGTTTGCAGCCTGGGACAAATCAGGTCCCAAGCACCACTCACACTCCAGCAGGACCCCACACTGAGGGGTCGAGGGCTGGGATTTGTCCAAAGCCCTCTCAAAAGGGTCCACGTCCTAGAGACAGCGACTCGGCTGCCAGCTGGATCCTTCTGGCACTTGTAACAGAAATTCAAAGGCGGCTTTAATTATCCATGCACCACGGAGGCTGGAGAGGAGAGACCTCCCTGGATCGGAGCCCAGCCCCTGCAAAGGCAGGAACCAGCATGCTAGGAGAGGAAAAGCCCCCAGCACACACCCGGTTTGCCCCAATCAGGCAGGACTGCAGCAGCTGCCGACAGCACAAAATCTGAGGGGCCCTTTCCCAGCTCTGGTGTCAGCCttgcaaagggaaaaaatcccCACACCTTGAGGCGGCTGCTGTTCCACAGGCCATTTACCGGCTCACGTGCGATGTGTCATGCCTGCCCCCGAGCAGGCATTTAACAAGCTCCGCtggagggctcccagctgctcatCGGGCTCATAATGGGTCTCATTTCATGTGGGAGAATTTCACCATCCGGTTAAGAAAATTCAtcacttccccctgcccccacggcTAAGCGCTCAAAATAGCCTTTATTTATAGACTTCTCTTTGCagttcaaacacacacacttctgccGCTCGTTCATTGCTGTCATGGCCTTGCTAACGGCCCAATCCTGAGCGGTGCTTGCTGCTTCCCACCTGGTGGGACTGAGCGGTGAATGGTCACCCTGAAGCCCCAGGAAGGCTGGGATAAAAGCCAGCGAGAGGAAATCCAATGCTCTGAGAGGAGCTGCAGCCTCTGGGGCTTTTCAGCAGGTTTGTGTCCAGAGCCCAAATGGTTAATGGTTTTCCTGGCACACAGCCTTGGTTTTATGATATGCAGGCGGGATTTCTGGGCATGCTCGAGACCCACCCCCTGGAAGGTGTTCAGACCCTCTCACAGTCAGGTCCTCAGCCCCGCAACGCCCTCCGCCCTGTAGGCTCCAATCCCTCGCTGACTGCAGACCTTTCCAACACCTCGGTGTGCAGAACTATCCCACTGCACAggaaagagaccaccctggcttaaccaggagatcttcggtgatctaaaactcaaaaaagagtcgaAACTCAGTCAAACgataaaggatgaatataaacaaacaccacatatgtagggacaaaattaacaAGGccgaggcacaaaatgagatcaacctagctagggacataaagggtaacaagaaaacattctacagatacattagaagcaagaggaaggccaAAGACGGAGTAAgcccgttactcaatgaggggagaAAGGCAATAAGAGAAAAATGCGGAAACGGCAGAGGTGCCTAATGACTTTTCGCCAAGAAGGCTGGTGGCGACTAGACGTCtaacagtgaatgccagtgaaaacgaggtaggatcagagtctaaaatagggacagaacaagtttaaaattactgagataagttagatgtcttcaaatcatcagGGCCTGGTGAACTGCGTCCTAGAATACCCAAGGAGCTGAGgcgatatctgagccattagtggttatctttgagaagtcacggaggactggaaaagggcaaagctagtgcccatctacaaaaaggggaatacggacaacccggggaattacagaccaatcagcttaacttctgtacccagaaagataatggaataAATAATtcagcaatcaatttgcaaacacctaaaagataatgagatgataagtaacagtcagcatggatttgtcaagagcaaatcgtgtcaaaccaacctgatagctttctttgacagggtaacaagccttatggatagggcagaagtggtagatgtgctatatcttgactttagtaaggcttctgatacagtctcacatgaccttctcataaatcaACTAGGGAAACACAACttagatggagttactataaggtgggtgcataactgattggaaaatcattcccagagagtagttatcagtggttcacagtcatgctggaagggcataacgactGGGGTCCCTCAGTgaccagttctgggtctggttctgttcaatatctttatcaatgatttacataaaaggcatagagagtacacttataaagtttgaggatgataccaagctgggaggagttgcaagtgctttggaggataggatcaaaattcaaaatgatctggacaaactggagaaatggtctgaactaaactggatgaaattcaataaggacaaatgccaagtgctccacttaggaaggaacaatcagttgcacacacacaaaatgggaaatgactgtctaggaaggagcactgcggaaagggatctgggggtcatggtggatcacaagctaaatatgagtcaacagtgtaaagctgttgcaaaaaaagttaacatcattctgggatgtattagcaggagtactgtgagcaagacacgagtagtaattcttccgctctactccacgctgattaggcctcatctggagtattgtgtccagttctgggcaccacatttcaggaaagatgtggacaaattggaaacagtccagagaagagcaacaaaaacgattaaaggtctagaaaacatgatcaaggagggaagattgaaaaaattgggcttgtttagtctggagcagagaagactgaaaggggacctGTACcacccttttatgtacttgaaacttATCAAgaatgagggagaaaaattgttgttgttaacctctgaggatagtacaagaagcaatgggcttaaattgcagcaagggcgggttaggttggatattaggaaaaacttctcaactgtcagggtggttaagcactggaataaattgcctagggaggctgtggaatctccgtcattggagatttttaagagcaggttagacagacatgtcagggatggtccaggagCGCAGGTTGATGttgtctcgaggtcccttcctgttctatgattctataaattcCCACAGGGCCAAGCTGCACATCGGCCCCCAGCCTAATGGCCCCTCAGCACACCCgcctgcccccagccaggggaGATCGTTAGAACTGGAACGCTTCTGAGGCGCTAACTGACTTTGCCCCCCGATGCTGGTTCACTCCTGGCATCCCCACTCAGCTTGGCCCGTTGGCAGGGGTAGAGAGCACGGAGGGAACCAACGTTTCTGCTCAAGCCCAGTGCAGCTGCGTTTGGGATGCAGAAGGGCCAGCTAAACTTCCCTGAAGCTTTAGGAATTCATGGAACTTCTCTTTGATATTAggttgggttatttttttttgtttgtttttcacaatCAGCCTCCCTCCCTTGCTGGCAGGCCACTATGGGGCTGTTCCCTttaccccctgccccggcctagCCCCACAGACCACAAGCCTATTTGCATGCCTGGTCTGGGACAGCTGAGGAGTGGGCACCGCCTGGCATCACAGCCGCACCTAGGGGTAAGTGCCCTTGAGTGTTAATGGCCGAAACCCAAGAGCTGATCAGAAGCTGGAGGCTGCTTTTTATGAGCCTGTCAAGATGCTAAGGAGTAGCCAGAggctgctctggctgggagagggggaaggaggctgcCGTGCTGAGGCCAGACCCCGGTTATTGTTCGGGCTAAGGAAGCGGTGTGGCTTACCGGTGCTGCTCCGGGGACTGGCTCAGAGATTTCCATCGGCATCCAGAGCCCTAGGAGAGAGCGAGAAAACACACCAACGTTAGACCgtcccatcccttcccccccacgCCGGCGTGCAAAAGCAGATGCTTCCCC encodes the following:
- the TAMALIN gene encoding protein TAMALIN, with product MTLRRLQPKEEDAAGAAALDPGPAGGGPFLALGGCRAAEMYRALAASGGTLPRARKGSGCRWKSLSQSPEQHRKVITLEKEAEETFGFEIQTYGLHHQDKKSVEMFTFVCRVHEGSPAQLAGLTPGDTITAVNGLNVEGIRHREIVEIIKASGNVLRLEMLYGTSIRRAELEARLQYLKQTLYEKWGEYRSLMVQEQRLVRGIVVKDPSIYDTLESVRSCLYSAGLASGSLAFGKMLSGAGSTSSCVSTATEESEDSVYQTCFFDSADSLDGHSGRDGGSAPPVLSQRRPTLTRSASVKCTSSSNGAVGHFWDRPGDQKNCTITPHKSKHTSFRKRLLRFIPGLNRSLEEEESHL